A window from Branchiostoma lanceolatum isolate klBraLanc5 chromosome 9, klBraLanc5.hap2, whole genome shotgun sequence encodes these proteins:
- the LOC136442325 gene encoding inosine triphosphate pyrophosphatase-like isoform X1 has translation MAANSRRIVFVTGNAKKLEEVKQILGAGFPYEVVAKKVDLPEYQGEPDDISRAKAREAAKQIQGPCVVEDTCLCFNALGGLPGPYIKWFLEKIGPEGLHRMLTGWEDKSASAMCTMAFSPGGSQDEVLLFKGIAPGKIVDPRGSRDFGWDPCFQPDGFEKTYGEMTKEEKHEISHRGRAVRAMQEYFLKQAEQNS, from the exons ATGGCGGCCAACTCAAGACGGATCGTCTTTGTCACGGGGAATGCCAAGAAACTAGAGGAG GTGAAACAGATCCTGGGAGCAGGCTTTCCTTATGAGGTGGTCGCCAAGAAAGTAGACT TACCAGAGTACCAGGGTGAACCAGATGACATCTCTAGAGCCAAGGCAAGGGAGGCGGCAAAACAG atCCAAGGCCCCTGTGTGGTAGAGGACACCTGTTTATGTTTCAATGCACTGGGAGGACTCCCTGGTCCATACAT AAAATGGTTCCTGGAAAAGATTGGGCCAGAGG GCCTGCACCGTATGCTGACAGGCTGGGAGGACAAGTCTGCCTCTGCCATGTGCACCATGGCCTTCTCACCAGGAGGCTCTCAGGACGAAGTGCTACTGTTTAAAGGCATTGCGCCG GGTAAAATTGTGGACCCTCGCGGCTCCAGAGACTTCGGCTGGGATCCCTGCTTTCAGCCAGATGGGTTTGAGAAAAC TTACGGTGAGATGACGAAAGAGGAGAAACACGAGATCTCCCACCGCGGTCGGGCAGTCCGAGCCATGCAGGAGTACTTCCTCAAACAGGCGGAGCAGAACAGCTGA
- the LOC136442325 gene encoding inosine triphosphate pyrophosphatase-like isoform X2, with product MAANSRRIVFVTGNAKKLEEVKQILGAGFPYEVVAKKVDLPEYQGEPDDISRAKAREAAKQIQGPCVVEDTCLCFNALGGLPGPYIKWFLEKIGPEGLHRMLTGWEDKSASAMFTILAIYSQTFETIIIGNDCVMIDVVCMFRLAQNADRLGVQVSLCQHVHHLIMYTIKPVNSHHKSS from the exons ATGGCGGCCAACTCAAGACGGATCGTCTTTGTCACGGGGAATGCCAAGAAACTAGAGGAG GTGAAACAGATCCTGGGAGCAGGCTTTCCTTATGAGGTGGTCGCCAAGAAAGTAGACT TACCAGAGTACCAGGGTGAACCAGATGACATCTCTAGAGCCAAGGCAAGGGAGGCGGCAAAACAG atCCAAGGCCCCTGTGTGGTAGAGGACACCTGTTTATGTTTCAATGCACTGGGAGGACTCCCTGGTCCATACAT AAAATGGTTCCTGGAAAAGATTGGGCCAGAGG GCCTGCACCGTATGCTGACAGGCTGGGAGGACAAGTCAGCCTCTGCCATGTTCACCATATTagctatatacagtcaaacctttgaGACAATCATTATAGGAAATGATTGTGTAATGATAGATGTTGTTTGTATGTTCAGGCTTGCACAGAATGCTGACAGGCTTGGAGTACAAGTCAGCCTCTGCCAGCATGTGCACCATTTAATTATGTACACAATCAAACCAGTGAATAGTCATCATAAGAGCAGCTAG